The window CTTTTGCACCAGGCTCCGGCGATCCCCGGAACCTCGGACTCGGTGACTTCCACCTCCTCCTCCCCCATGGGCAAGATCTCCACCCCGCCGGCTCGGGTGAATACGGATAACCCGCAGCACGGCATTCGGATATGAGAGGGGTGGCCTGCGCCTTTCTCTCACAACCGAACATATCTCGCCCGGACGGATGTCGTCACCCTCTACAGCGGCCTACCTCCGTTCAGGTGAATTAGCCCTCTCATTACCTGCAACGATGCAAGTTCGCAGTCAGTTCCGGTTTATTTCGAAAGCGTCCGGCGAAGCCGCCACGACGGCCGCGCACAGCACGTCACCTGCGCGGTTACCGCCCGCCATTCCCGGCACCCCGTGCATCCGTACCGCCTCCGCCATCACTCCCGTACTCCGTTCCCCTCTGTCTTCCCGACTTCCCGCCGTGCACACCGCGTTTGGCCCCTCACCGCGGCCAATCGGCCGTACCGCCCCGCCCGCCCCGGCCGGCCCACCACGCGCCGCCCCTTCCCGCACCGCACGCGCCGCCTCCGCCAGGGAGGCACCGGTCGTCATGAGATCGTCGACCAGCACCACCGAGCCGCCGCCCAGCAGCCGCTCACCACCCGGCGTCACCATCAGCGCGCCCGCCAGATTGTCCAGCCGCTGCCGGGAGTTGAGCCCCGACTGATCGGCCACGGCACGCCGCTGCCGCAGTACGGCGAGCACCCGCGCGGGAGTACCGGTCCGCCGTAGCTCGGCCGCCGCCGCGAGCGCGATCCGCCGCGCCGGATCATGCCCCCGCGCCCGCACGGCCCGCCGCGCCGACGGCACCGGCACCAGCAGCACCGGCGTGGCACTCCGGGCCAGGCCGGACGGCGCCCGCAGCCCCGCCCGCACGGCCCCCGCGAGCGCCGAGCCGAGCGGTGCCGCCAGAGCCAGCGCGCCGCGCTCCTTGTGGGCCAGCAGGGCGGCACGTACCTCGTCCGCGTACCGAGCGGCCGCGTGCACCACGGGCAGCCCGGGCGGCTCCGGCACCGGTCGCACCCGGCACGGTGCGGCGCCGGTCAGGGCCGTACGGCACTCCGGGCAGAGCACCGTACGAGGCCTCCCGCAGCCTCCGCACTCGGCCGGCAGCACCAGATCGGTGAGGTCCTGCCACCACCCCCGCATGCCCACCACTGTGCCAACACCGGCGCCCACCGGCCACCCCTGTGGACAACTGCCTGTGGATAACTCCGGACGGCGAAGTCGCACGGCGGCGCAAGCCCACTCGAAGGCCGTCGGAGCCCCTCTCGAAGGCCCCTCTCGAAGGCCGCCAAGAGCCCTTTCGGAAAGGGAAACGGCCGCCTCGGTCAGAAGCGGCCGTCGCACACCCTCAGCAGCCCGCGCTCACCCCGGATAAACCGGCGCCGTCCCGTCCGTCACGACCTTCTGCCACTGCGCCCCGGACTGCAGCCGCACGATGCCGTCCTCCGAGTACGCCACCAGCGGCAACCGGTCGTCCTCCGTCGCGGCGATCTCCTTCACCCCGGTCAGCGCGGCGGGCGCCGGCCCCTCCGGAGTGGATCCGTCGACCTGGACGTACCGCACGGTCTGCACCCCGTCCTGCTCACGCCCGACCACCACGAGCCGGCTGTCACCCGCCCACGACACGGTGGTGACCTCCTCCAACTCGGGTGTAGCGGACCGCAGTTCCATGATGGACACGGTCGGCCGGTCCTCGCCCGGCTTGGTCTCGCGCTCGATCCGCCCGATGAGCAGCGAGGACGTGTCGCCCTTCGCGACGACGAGCGCGATCCGCACACCGTCCGCGGCAACGCGTACCGACTCGATGCGCCCGTCGAGCCCCGGGGTCTTCACCTGAAGCGGCTCGCCCGCGCCGTTCTCCAGCAGAAGCAGCCGCGGGTCTTCGGGGTTCCGGTCGGCGACCCAGAGGTCGTGCCGGGCGTCCCAGCTGGGCGTCGTCAACCGGTCATCGGTCGTCCTGCCCGTACTGCGCAGCACCGGCTCCCCGAGGGACCCTCCCGACACCAGCGAGCCGACGTACAGCTGCTTGCCGTCCTCGCCGACCCCGGCCGCCATCTCCTCGCCGCGCGAGACGGCGGCGGACCGCAGCTGCGTCTGCCCCTCGCCCAGCGCACCCGGCACCGCCTCCGGTGTCGTGGCGCCCTCCTCGGCCGGCATCCGCACGAGCCGGTGCTTGTCGTCGACGTAGTACAGGTACTCGACGTCTTCCGTGGACCCGCGCGCGGCCGCGCCCTCGGCCCGCTCCTCGGTGAGCGAGCACAACTGCTTGCCACCCGACTCCAGCTCGACCTCGTCCACCGAGGGGGTGAGGCTGCGCAGGGTGAACAGGAGCTGCGCGGCCATCTCGGTGCACTTGCTCAGCCCGACCCGGGCAGCCCTGTCGTTGAGCGGCACGGTCAGCTTGTTCTGCTCGTCGGGCGTCAGCGTGGTGATGCCCTTCTGCAGCGCCGTGCCCGTGGGGAAGCTCGTCCTGACCACGGGGCTGAGCCAGGTGGTGGGCCCCTTCAGCAGGGAACGCACCATCTGCGTCATGGGGTCGACGCGCTCACGGACGTAGACGGGATCGGCGACCGCCGCCGTCTGACCGCTGCCGCCCGCCGAGGTGTTCGAGGCGAAGTAGTACTTGTTGACCGACGTGTAGTTGCGCTCGAAGTCACCCTGGCCCATGACGACGCCCTCAGGCAGCTCGTCGATGCGCCACTGCTTGGTCTTCGGATCCTGCGTGAGATGCAGCAGCGCCTCATAGAGCCCGTCCGCCGGGGCGTACGACTGCTGCTCGTCCACCGTGGCGACCTTGCTGCCGCTCAGCGTGAACGAGGTCTCCCCGGTGTCCTCCCGCCCCCGCGCCCTGGGCAGCTCGAAGGCGTCCGGACCGTCCGCGAGGACCGTCGTGCCCGTTTTGGGCCGCCATGCCTTCGCCGCGTCCTCGGTCAGATACTGGCTGGCGATCTCATAGTTCGGATCGTCGCTGGTCAGCGCCTCCAGAAAACCCTGGACGAGTTGCGTGGGCGTGGCGTCCTCCGAGGGCGGCATCGCGAAGACCCGTACCTGGGTGTCCTGGCGCGGCGTGGAGTCCACCCCGCTCAGATCCCCGCTGTCGGGCATCGAGGCGCACCCGGCCAGCAGTACGGCGCCACAGGCGGCGTACGCCACCGCGCGCCCCGGCCTGCGCCGGGCGCCCCCCTCGCGGTCAGCGCCCACGAAATGCCTCCCCTTGCCTGCTCGGGCCCTCCGCGGACCCTGCATCCTCACCGCGCGCGCTCTCACCGGAGGGCGTGTCGTCCTGTCGCCGTGGTCCCGACGCGGGCCGGGGCACCACGCGCGCCCCATTGCCCGGCAGAGCCGTTGGATCGGCTGTAGGAGCCGCTCCGGTCAGCCGTTGGGCTATCGGGTCCCGGGACGCCATCGCGGACGCCTGGTCGGCCGTCTGCTGCGCCGGCACGGTCGCGCTCTTCTCCCCGCGCGGGAGACCGGCGTCATCCAGGCCACGATTACGGCGCGAGTCCTTCGGCTCCAGCGGTATCGGCGAGCCCCGCAGCGGCTCGTCCGCGGTCCGCGGCAGCGTCAGCCGGAACTGGGAGCCGCCGCCCGGCTCGCCCCAGGCCTGCAGCCAGCCGCCGTGCAGCCGGGCGTCCTCCAGGGCGATGGACAGCCCCAGACCAGTTCCGCCGGTGGTACGCGCGCGTGCCGGGTCGGCCCGCCAGAAACGGCTGAACACGCGCGTGGCCTCGCCGGGCTTGAGCCCGACGCCATAGTCGCGCACGGCGACCGCGACCGCACCGCCCGCAGAGGCGAGCTTGACGACCACGTCCCTGCCCTCGCCGTGCTCCACGGCGTTGACGACGAGATTGCGCAGCACCCGCTCCACGCGCCGGGCATCGGCCTCGGCGACGACGGGCTGCTGGTCGCCCACTACGCGGATGTGCGTGCCCTTGCGCTCGGCGAGCGGCTCGGCCCCGCTGACGACCCGCCGGACGACCTCCCGCAGATCGATCGGCTCGGCCTCCAGCGCCGCCGCTCCCGCGTCGAACCGGCTGATCTCCAGCAGATCCGCGAGCAGCGACTCGAACCGGTCCAGCTGGTCGGCGAGGAGTTCCGCCGACCGCGCGGTCACCGGGTCGAAGTCCTCCCGCGCCTCATGGATGACATCAGCCGCCATCCGTACGGTCGTCAGCGGCGTCCGCAGCTCGTGCGACACGTCGGAGACGAACCGCCGCTGCATCCGCGACAGGTCCTCCAGCTGCTGGATCTTCAGCTGAAGGTTCTGCGCCATCTTGTTGAAGGCCTCACCGAGCCGCGCGATGTCGTCCTCGCCAGTGACCTTCATCCGCTCCTGAAGCCGCCCGGCGGACAGCCGCTCGGCGATCCCGGCTGCCATCCGCACCGGCGTCACCACCTGGCGCACCACAAGCCAGGCGATGGCCCCGAGGAGTACGACGACGAAGAGCCCGGCGGTCGCCAGCGTGCCCTTGACCAGGCTCAGCGACTTCTCCTCCTGCGTGAGCGGGAAGAGGTAGTAGAGCTGGTACGGGTCGCCGTTCGGATCGTTGACCTGCTTGCCGATGACAAGGGCCGGCTGGGACTCCTTGTCGGCGTTGTAGATGATCCGCGTGTAGCTCTGGGCCGCCGCGGTGCCGCTGTCGATCCGCTCCCGCAGGTTCTCGGGCACGCTCGCGGTCGGGTCGACGTAGTTGGAGGCGCGCGGACCACGCCCACCGCCGCTGTCCCCGCCTGCGGGAAGGGTCACCACTTCGAAGGCGCCCTGGCCGCCGCTGGAGAGCTGCTCCACCAGGTCGCTCATCCACTGGATGACGTTCTGGTCGGAGCGGCCGTCCGTCGCGGTGCCGTCGTCGCCCGTCCCGGCAGCGCCCGCCTCGTCGGATTTCTGCTTGGCCGCGGAGAAACCGCCGGTGGCCTGGCTCTGCGAGGCCTTCACCTTGGCGTCCAGCAGGCCGTTGCGCACCTGCCCGATGACGACGAAGCCCAGCAGCAGGACCACGCCGAGCGACATCAGCAGGGTCGTGACGACGACCTTGAGCTGGATGTTGCGCCGCCACAGCCGCATGACGGGCAGCAGCGGCCGACGCACCCAGCGCATGAACAGCCGAAGGACCGGGCTGCCCTGGACCCCGCCCTGGAGCAGCCCGCCCTCCAGAAACCGTCCCCAGCGGGAGCCTGCCGTCCCCCGGCCGACAGGCCGCCCCCCGCGGGACCCGGACCGGCCGGGCGCCGAAGCGGCACTGTCACCGGACATGTCAGCTCGGCCCCGCCTTGTACCCGACACCACGGACGGTCACCACGATCTCCGGCCGCTCCGGGTCCTTCTCGACCTTGGACCGCAGCCGCTGCACATGGACATTGACCAGACGGGTGTCGGCGGCGTGCCGATAACCCCACACCTGTTCCAGCAGGACCTCTCGGGTGAACACCTGCCACGGCTTGCGCGCCAGCGCGACCAGCAGGTCGAACTCAAGCGGCGTCAGCGCGATCGACTGCCCGTCCCGCTTCACGGAGTGACCGGCCACATCGATGACCAGATCGCCGATGGCGAGCTGCTCCGGCGCCGGCTCCTCCGACCTCCGCAGCCGCGCCCGGATCCGGGCGACCAGCTCCTTCGGCTTGAACGGCTTCACGATGTAGTCGTCCGCGCCCGACTCCAGGCCCACGACGACATCGACGGTATCGCTCTTGGCCGTGAGCATCACGATCGGCACACCCGACTCCGCCCGGATCAGACGGCACACCTCGATGCCGTCCCGTCCGGGCAGCATCAGGTCGAGCAGCACCAGATCGGGCTTGGTCTCACGGAAAGCGGCCAGCGCCTTGTCGCCGTCAGCTACGAAAGACGGCTCGAAACCTTCACCACGCAGCACGATGCCGAGCATCTCGGCCAGTGCGGTGTCGTCGTCGACGACAAGGACTCGTCCCTTCATAAACGACATCATCCCATTCTCGTAACAGTGACCGGGGCGCTGGTGAGCGAGGTCACTGGCCTGTGACGATAGTCGTATGGGGTCGCTACTGTCTGCCCTCGCCCATCGATCATGGTGTCAACGGGTGGATGTCGGCCGCCCGCCGCAGGCCGGCCGCCGACACTCGAAACCCGACCGGCCTCAGCCGATCGTCACCTCCGGCGACCTGGCACACACCTCCGCCAGCGCCTCAGCCGTCACCGGCGACACCACACCCTCTTCCGTCACGATCGCCGTCACCAGCTCCGGCGGCGTCACATCGAAGGCCGGGTTGTAGGCCTGCGTCCCCAGCGGCGCCACGGGTATCCCGCCGCCCGGTCCCGTCACCGGCACCTGCGGCGCGGTCACCTCGGTCACCTCGAACCCGGCACGCTGCTCGACCTCGATGGACGCCCCGTCGGGCGTGTCCGGATCCACCGTCGTCACCGGCGCCACCACGATGAACGGCACATGGTGGTACCGCGCGAGCACCGCGAGCGGATAACTCCCCACCTTGTTCGCCACCGACCCGTCAGCGGCGATCCGGTCCGCCCCGATCAGCACGGCGTCCACCTCACCGGCCGCGAACAGCGACCCCGCCGCGTTGTCCGTCAGCAAGGAGTAAGCCATCCCGCTGCGGGCCGCCTCGTACGCCGTCAGCCGGGCGCCCTGCAGCAGCGGACGCGTCTCGTCCACCCACAGTCGCCGCAACTGCCCCACCCGATGCGCCGCCAGCGCCACCGCGAACGCGGTGCCCTCCCCGCCGGACACCAGCGAGCCGGTGTTGCAGTGGGTCAGGATCCGGTGCCCGCCGCCGGGCAGCAGTTCGTCCAGCAGCGCCAGCCCCCGCTCGGCCATCCGCGCACTGGCCTCGGCATCGTCCCGGTGCAGCTTCCTCGCCGCGGCCAACGCCGCCTCGGCCGCCTTCCCCGCGTCGCCGCTCCTCGCCAACTCGGCCCGGTGCGCGGCCTGCGCCCTGCGCACACCGACGGAAAGATTCACCGCGGTGGGACGCGCCCCGGCCAGCGCGTCGGCGGCGTCGTCCACGTCGAAGCCCCGCACGGCGGCGAGCGCGACACCGTACGCCCCCGCGATCCCGAGCAGCGGCGCCCCGCGCACGGCGAGCGAACGGATCGCCTCCACCAGCACCGGCGCATCCGTACAGACCAGTTCGACCTCCTCTGCGGGCAGCCTCGTCTGGTCGAGAAGCACCAGTACGGGGCCTTCGGGTGGCTCTTCCCAGCGGATCACCGGTATCTCGGTGGGCCGCTTGTCCTCGCCGGATTGCGCGTGCTGATCAGCCATGCGGTCAGTCTGCCCGTTATCCGGCGGACAATTGAAGGTGTGCAGCCCATACCTTGGCCGGTCACTGGATGACCACCCCATGGCACGATGGCTGCCAACCTGCCGCCGCGACCCGCGGACGGGCACCGTGAAGGAGCGACGATGAACGACACTCCGGGCTGGGCCTCGCCCGGATCCGCCCCGTCCGACGGGCAGGAGCACGGCGCGTCCGGCCCTGCCCGGCCCGCCGACCGCCCGGAGCCCGACCAGCCCGCGGACCAGCCCGGCCCGCAGCCGCAGGATCCGGGCTCGAAGTGGTCCAAGGAGCAACCGCCACCGGCCCAGTGGTCCGCACCCACCGGCCCCGCGGCCCCGGAACAGACCCCACCGCCCCCACCGCCTGGACCGGGTTGGGGCAGCCGCCCTCCGGCCGGACCCGGTGGCGGCCCCGGAGGCTACGGCGGTCCCGGCGGATACGGGGCCTGGGGCGGCGGTTGGGGCGGCCCCCCGCCCGCGGCCAAGCCCGGCGTCATCCCGCTGCGCCCGCTCGGCGTCGGTGAAATCCTCGACGGCGCCGTCTCCACCATGCGCGCCTACTGGCGCACGGTGCTCGGCATCGCCCTCACCGTCGCGGTCCTCACCGAGATCGTCGTAGTCCTGCTCCAGGGCTTCTTCCTGAACGACCGCATCGACACCGACGCCCTCGAAGACCCCAGCGCCACGTTCAGCGAACTCAGCCGCGCCCTGGGCGACGCCATGCTCAGCTACGGCGTCATCTCCCTGATCTCCCTGATCGGCACGATCGTGGCGACCGCCCTGCTCACCACCGTCACCAGCCGCGCCGTCCTCGGCAAGTCGGTGACCATCGGCGAGGCCTGGAACGACGCCCGCCCGCAGGTCGCCAGGCTGTTCGGCCTGATCTTCCTGCTCCTGCTCATCGCCTTCGGCATCGTCGCCGTGGGCGTCCTGCCAGGCATCCTGGTGGCCGCCGCGGGCGCCGGCGAAGCGGGTGCCGCGCTCACCGCCGTGGGCAGCCTGTGCACCGTCGTCGTCGCGATCTGGCTGATGGTCCGCTTCTCCCTCGCCTCGCCGGCGCTGATGCTGGAGAAGCAGGGCATCGTGAAGTCGATGAGCCGTTCCACCAAGCTGGTCCGCGGCTCCTGGTGGCGGATCTTCGGCATCCAGCTGCTGGCCATGCTCATCGCGAGCATCCTCGCGTCGATCATCGCCATCCCGTTCGTCTTCCTGGCCGACGCCTTCGGCGGCGACAGCGTGGGCGGCCTCCTCGACAGCGGCGGCGACCTCGGCTGGACGTACCTCATCGTCAGCGGCGTCGGCTCGGTGATCGGCTCCATGATCACTTTCCCGATCTCGGCGGGCGTCACCGTGCTCCTCTACATCGACCAGCGCATCCGCCGCGAGGCTCTCGACCTCGAGCTGGCCCGCGCCGCCGGCGTCCAGGGCTACGGATCCGACACCCCGGGGAGCTGAATCGGTGAGCCTGGCGGGGGGAGTTCTCACCACGGCGCCGGCCCTGCCGCGCGCTGCCGTACGGATGTCGCTGAACGTCAAAGACGTGCTGTCGCTCGCGCGCTCCGGCGACGAACCACCGGTGACGATCCCACGCGACCCCGCGCGAGAGGCAGCCCGGCGGGAGCTGTCCAAGCGGATGTACCACGAGAACGACCCCGGCCTGTTCCAACGCGCCCTCGACGCCTTCTGGGGCTGGGTCAACGACCTGTTCAGCAGCGCGTCGGCCGTAACCCCCGGAGGGCCGCTCGGCCTGGTCGTGGTCATCCTGGCCGTACTCGCCGTCCTGGGCGCCCTGTGGTGGCGCCTCGGCACCCCGCGCCGTGAACCCACCTCCTCCGCCGCCCTGTTCGACGACCGCCCCCGCAGCGCCGCCGAACACCGCGCCACCGCCGAGGCCCACGCCGCCCAGGGCCACTGGAACCAGGCTGTCCAGGAACGCATGCGGGCCATCGTCCGCTCCCTGGAGGAACGCGCCCTCCTCGACATCCGCCCCGGCCGCACCGCCGACGAGGCCGCCGCCGAAGCGGGCCGCGCCCTGCCCGCCCACACAGACCGACTGCGCACCGCCGCACGGGACTTCGACGACGTGACATACGGCGGCCGAGCCGCAACCGAGCCGACATACCGGCGCATCGCCGAACTCGACCACGACCTAGAGCGCACGAAGCCCCAGCTCACCACCACCAGCGCCCACAGCGCGGCCCCCAACACCCGCCAGGGAGCCGCCGAATGACCACCGAGGCCACGCTCCCGTCCACCTCGGTCTCGCCCACGGCCCGCCAGGTGTGGACCCGCGCGCGGGGCATCGCCCTTGCCCTCGTCATCCTCCTCGCGGGTGCCGTCGCCATCGCCGTGATTCGCTCCGACGCCCGGCACGGCACCCTCGATCCACGCTCCGCCGATGCCCAGGGGAGCCGCGCGGTCGCCGAACTCCTCGCCGACCGAGGGGTGTCCACGCGCGTGGTCACCACCCTCGACGAGGCACGTGCCGCGGCCGGCCCGGACACCACTCTCCTGGTCGCCGTCCCCGACTTGCTGACGGAACGTCAACAAACGTCGCTGCACTCCACGATCGCCGAATCCGGCGGCCGAACCCTCCTCGTCGCACCCGGCAGCTGGTCCGTCGAACGACTCGCCCCCGGCGTCGTCGCCGATCCCGCCAAGAGCCTGGACTCCGCACTCCAGCCCAACTGCGACCTGCCCGCGGCCCAGCGCGCCGGCGCCGCCGACACGGGCGGCATCCGCTACACCACCACCCACCTCCAGGCCGACTCCTGCTACCCGAGCGAGCGCCTGGCCACCCTCCTGCGCATCCCCAGCACCTCCGGGGACGGCGACACAGTCGTCCTCGGCGCGCCCGACATCCTCTACAACGACCGCCTCGACGAGCAGGGCAACGCCTCGCTCGCCCTCCAACTCCTCGGCTCCCGCCCCCATCTGGTCTGGTACCTCCCCTCGCTCTCCGACTCCACCGCCGCCGACTCCGAGGGCGAGCGCGGCTTCTTCGACCTGCTCCCCTCGGGCTGGCTCTGGGGCACACTCCAGCTCTTCATCGCGGCAGCTCTCGCCGCCCTCTGGCGGGCACGCCGACTGGGCCCCCTCGTGCCCGAAAAACTCCCCGTGGCGATCCGCGCCTCCGAAACCGTCGAAGGCCGCGCCCGCCTCTACCGCAAGGCGGACGCCCGCGACCGCGCGTCCGCCGCTCTTCGCTCCACCACCCGCACCCGCCTCGCCCCCCTAGTAGGCGTCCCCGTCACCCAGGCGCACACGCCCGAAGCCCTGCTCCCCGCCCTGTCCTCCCACCTCCGCGGCGACGGACAGGTCCTGCACGCCCTCCTCTTCGGCCCGCCGCCCGGCGACGACGCAGCCCTCATCTCCCTCGCCGACCAACTCGACGCCCTCGAAAGTGAGGTACGCCGTCCATGATGGACCCGACCACTGACAACGCCGGGCAGAGCGGGGACCGGCCCGATTCCCGGGCATCCCTGGAAGCCCTGCGCGCCGAGATCGCCAAAGCCGTGGTCGGCCAGGACCCCGCCGTGACCGGCCTTGTCGTCGCCCTCCTCTGCCGCGGACACGTTCTACTAGAAGGAGTCCCCGGGGTCGCCAAAACGTTGCTCGTCCGCGCCCTCGCATCCGCACTCGAACTCGACACCAAGCGCATCCAGTTCACTCCCGACCTCATGCCGAGCGACGTGACCGGCTCCCTGGTCTACGACACCCGCACTGCGGAGTTCTCCTTCCAGCCCGGCCCGGTCTTCACCAACCTCCTCCTCGCGGACGAGATCAACCGCACGCCCCCGAAGACCCAGTCGTCCCTCCTCGAAGCCATGGAGGAACGCCAGGTCACCGTCGACGGCACCCCCCGCCCCCTCCCCGAGCCCTTCCTGGTTGCCGCCACCCAGAACCCGGTCGAGTACGAGGGCACCTACCCCCTCCCCGAAGCCCAACTGGACCGCTTCCTCCTCAAGCTCACGATCCCCCTGCCCTCCCGCCAGGACGAGATCGCCGTCCTCACCCGCCACGCCGAGGGCTTCAACCCACGCGACCTGCGCGCCGCCGGCGTACGCCCCGTAGCCGGCCCGGCCGACCTCGAAGCCGCCCGCACGGCCGTCGCCAAGACCACCATCTCGCCCGAGATCACGGCCTACGTCGTCGACATCTGCCGCGCCACCCGCGAATCGCCGTCCCTCACCCTCGGCGTCTCCCCGCGCGGTGCGACGGCCCTCCTCGCCACCGCCCGCGCGTGGGCATGGCTGACCGGCCGGGACTACGTCATCCCCGACGACGTGAAGGCCCTGGCCCTGCCCACCCTCCGCCACCGCGTGCAACTCCGCCCGGAAGCGGAAATGGAAGGCGTGACGGCCGACTCCGTCATCAACGCGATCCTCGCCCACGTCCCCGTCCCCCGCTGATGGCACTCACCGGACGCGCCGCGCTCCTCGCAGCCCTGGGCTCCCTCCCCGTAGGCATCTGGGAACCCAGCTGGGCCGGCATCCTCGCGGTCAACGCCCCCTTGGCAATGGCCTGCGCCTGCGACTTCACCCTGGCCGCCCCCGTACGCCGCCTCGGCCTGAGCCGCTCCGGAGACACCTCCGCGCGCCTCGGCGAGACCGCCGACGTCACGCTCACCGTGACCAACCCGTCCGGCCGCCCCCTGCGCGCGCACCTCCGCGACGCCTGGCCGCCGAGCAGCTGGCAGCCCGGCACGGAGATCGAGGCCTCCCGCCACCGCCTGACGGTCCCACCCGGCGAACGCCGCCGCCTCACCACGCGCCTACGCCCCACCCGCCGCGGCGACCGCCAGGCCGACCGCGTGACCATCCGCTCTTACGGCCCACTCGGCCTCTTCACCCGTCAGGGCACACACAAGGTCCCGTGGACGGTACGTGTGCTGCCACCATTCACCAGCCGCAAGCACCTCCCGTCCAAGCTCGCCCGCCTCCGCGAACTCGACGGCCGCACGAGCGTCCTCACCCGAGGCGAAGGCACGGAATTCGACAGCCTTCGCGAGTACGTCCCCGGCGATGACACCCGCTCCATCGACTGGCGCGCTACGGCCAGACAGTCCGCGGTCGCCGTACGCACCTGGCGCCCCGAGCGCGACCGCCACATCCTCCTGGCCCTCGACACCGGCCGCACCTCGGCGGGCCGCGTGGGCGACGCCCCACGCCTCGACGCCTCCATGGACGCGGCGCTCCTCCTGGCGGCCCTGGCCTCACGCGCCGGCGACCGCGTCGACCTCCTCGCCTACGACCGCCGGGTCCGCGCCCTGGTCCAGGGCCGAACCGCCGGCGACGTCCTGCCGTCCCTGGTCAACGCCATGGCCACACTGGAACCCGAGCTCGTCGAAACAAACGCCCGCGGCCTGACCGCGACAGCACTTCGTACGGCCCCCCGCCATGCCCTCATCGTCCTCTTCACGAGCCTCGACGCGGCCCCGATCGAAGAGG of the Streptomyces sp. NBC_00287 genome contains:
- a CDS encoding AAA family ATPase, which translates into the protein MDPTTDNAGQSGDRPDSRASLEALRAEIAKAVVGQDPAVTGLVVALLCRGHVLLEGVPGVAKTLLVRALASALELDTKRIQFTPDLMPSDVTGSLVYDTRTAEFSFQPGPVFTNLLLADEINRTPPKTQSSLLEAMEERQVTVDGTPRPLPEPFLVAATQNPVEYEGTYPLPEAQLDRFLLKLTIPLPSRQDEIAVLTRHAEGFNPRDLRAAGVRPVAGPADLEAARTAVAKTTISPEITAYVVDICRATRESPSLTLGVSPRGATALLATARAWAWLTGRDYVIPDDVKALALPTLRHRVQLRPEAEMEGVTADSVINAILAHVPVPR
- a CDS encoding DUF58 domain-containing protein, with amino-acid sequence MALTGRAALLAALGSLPVGIWEPSWAGILAVNAPLAMACACDFTLAAPVRRLGLSRSGDTSARLGETADVTLTVTNPSGRPLRAHLRDAWPPSSWQPGTEIEASRHRLTVPPGERRRLTTRLRPTRRGDRQADRVTIRSYGPLGLFTRQGTHKVPWTVRVLPPFTSRKHLPSKLARLRELDGRTSVLTRGEGTEFDSLREYVPGDDTRSIDWRATARQSAVAVRTWRPERDRHILLALDTGRTSAGRVGDAPRLDASMDAALLLAALASRAGDRVDLLAYDRRVRALVQGRTAGDVLPSLVNAMATLEPELVETNARGLTATALRTAPRHALIVLFTSLDAAPIEEGLLPVLPQLTQRHTVLVASVADPYVARMAKARGNTDSVYEAAAAAQAQSERHRTAAQLRRHGVTVVDATPDELAPALADAYLALKTAGRL